In Schaalia sp. JY-X169, the following are encoded in one genomic region:
- the arc gene encoding proteasome ATPase: MVDPTIPGLRLQVAGLEEKNANLTDALLRARKQITDLQGQVDLLNRPPSTIGILVSTHPLTLEVEALIGTRRMRLATAPDMDFSTLSPGVLLRIDERMTVAEPLGFPRDGTLTSVLEIIGTDRALVTSNNGGDHVVYLAGPLRHGALKTGDNVMCDLRSGFAFERVVRTDVEDLLTPEVPDVSYSDIGGLDEQIAQVRDAIELPFTHPELYRRYDLRPPRGILLYGPPGSGKTLIAKAVATSLSAEHEQKTYFISIKGPELLNKFVGETERHIRAIFTRARALASTDVPVVVFFDEMEALFRTRGSGISSDVETMIVPQLLAEMDGLEAMENVVVIGASNRPDMIDPAVLRPGRLDVRIRIDRPNRRQAHDIFTKYLTPDLPIAGEMIAKEGSAQAAVTTMIERALDRLYSKDPAEALFEIRLADGKTEILYPCDLISGAMIAGTVERAKKMAIKESLESGEGGLSTALVLKGVEEEMRESLELASTTSPDEWARTVGLRGGEVSAVVPLGNH, from the coding sequence ATGGTTGATCCAACCATTCCGGGCCTGAGGCTGCAGGTTGCGGGACTGGAAGAGAAGAATGCAAACCTCACCGACGCCCTCCTGCGGGCCCGCAAGCAGATCACAGACCTGCAGGGCCAGGTTGACCTGCTGAACCGTCCGCCCTCGACCATCGGGATCCTTGTGTCGACCCACCCCCTCACCCTTGAGGTTGAGGCGCTGATCGGGACCCGGCGCATGCGCCTCGCAACAGCGCCGGACATGGACTTCTCCACACTGAGTCCCGGTGTTCTTCTGCGCATCGACGAACGCATGACCGTGGCTGAGCCGCTGGGATTCCCCCGCGATGGCACTCTCACCTCGGTCTTGGAGATCATCGGCACCGACCGCGCCCTCGTCACTTCAAATAACGGTGGCGACCACGTCGTTTACCTTGCGGGGCCACTTCGCCACGGTGCACTGAAAACCGGCGACAACGTCATGTGCGATCTCCGCTCTGGGTTCGCTTTTGAACGCGTGGTGCGCACAGATGTGGAAGATCTGCTGACGCCAGAGGTTCCCGACGTTTCTTACTCCGACATCGGTGGTCTTGATGAGCAGATCGCCCAGGTCCGTGACGCGATCGAACTGCCTTTCACCCATCCGGAACTGTATCGCCGCTACGATTTGCGACCTCCGCGGGGTATCCTGCTCTACGGCCCTCCCGGATCTGGTAAGACCCTCATCGCCAAGGCGGTGGCTACTTCTCTGTCCGCCGAACATGAGCAAAAGACATACTTCATATCCATTAAGGGCCCAGAGCTGCTCAACAAGTTTGTTGGTGAGACTGAGAGGCACATTCGGGCCATTTTCACGAGGGCGCGTGCCCTGGCTTCCACAGATGTTCCCGTGGTGGTCTTCTTCGATGAGATGGAGGCGCTGTTCCGCACCCGTGGCAGCGGTATTTCCTCAGATGTGGAAACCATGATCGTTCCCCAGCTCCTAGCCGAAATGGATGGCCTTGAGGCAATGGAGAACGTGGTGGTGATCGGGGCGTCGAACCGGCCAGACATGATTGACCCAGCTGTTCTGCGACCCGGCAGGCTTGATGTTCGCATCCGCATTGACAGGCCCAACCGCCGTCAAGCACACGACATCTTCACCAAGTACCTCACGCCGGATCTGCCCATAGCGGGTGAAATGATCGCAAAGGAGGGTTCGGCGCAGGCCGCTGTCACAACCATGATCGAACGCGCCCTCGACCGGCTCTACTCCAAAGATCCGGCCGAAGCCCTCTTCGAAATCCGTCTAGCCGACGGCAAGACGGAGATCCTCTACCCCTGTGACCTCATCTCGGGAGCGATGATTGCAGGCACCGTGGAGAGAGCCAAGAAGATGGCGATCAAAGAGTCGCTTGAGAGCGGTGAGGGGGGATTGTCCACCGCCCTCGTCCTCAAAGGCGTTGAAGAAGAGATGCGAGAATCGCTGGAACTGGCGTCAACTACCAGTCCGGATGAGTGGGCGCGTACCGTTGGACTTCGTGGTGGGGAAGTCTCCGCTGTTGTCCCGCTGGGCAACCACTAG
- the dop gene encoding depupylase/deamidase Dop, whose amino-acid sequence MSKSSAQPRVIGTETEYGVYEPGNPHANPIVMSTEAVTTYAKAYRAPLPAVGWDYRGEDPLNDIRGMRLDRANADPSLLTDDPYHLAPSGGSESLPMPTEAQRRLLAPSAIVLPNGARFYVDHAHPEYSSPETLTALDAVLWDKAGDEIARRVMRLRDEAGESPLVFVKNNVDGKGATYGAHENYQVERTADLDDLIRFSIPFLATRQIFCGSGRVGIGQHSERAGFQISQRADYVENDIGLETTFNRPIFNTRDEPHANHHYWRRIHVIGGDANLFDVSALLRFGSTSLVLRAIEVGTTMEWENLDLDNPVEAVHEVSQDLTLRRPLNLRSGESMTALQVQRRYLALVQTGLEGRLSAVDQLVIERWGRTLDTLEHDFLAAAAEVEWVGKYALLERQRKRLGAQWDDARIIAMDLQWSDLRPHKSLVGALQRAGMVESLFTQDQVEWAADNPPSGTRAAARGAAVRDDERLVQASWTSLVTEDEDGARLIRTPLVEPVADSPVD is encoded by the coding sequence ATGAGCAAGAGCAGCGCGCAGCCGCGCGTCATCGGTACGGAAACTGAGTACGGGGTGTACGAACCCGGTAATCCCCACGCGAACCCCATTGTCATGTCAACGGAGGCCGTAACAACTTACGCCAAGGCCTATCGCGCCCCCCTTCCCGCAGTTGGTTGGGACTATCGCGGCGAGGATCCCCTCAACGACATCCGCGGAATGAGGCTGGACCGGGCAAATGCGGATCCATCACTTCTGACGGATGACCCCTACCATTTGGCTCCCTCCGGCGGGTCGGAAAGCCTGCCGATGCCAACCGAAGCGCAGCGGCGCCTGCTGGCTCCTTCCGCCATAGTCCTTCCTAACGGCGCGCGCTTTTACGTCGACCACGCACACCCCGAGTACTCGTCTCCGGAGACGCTGACGGCACTGGACGCCGTCCTGTGGGACAAGGCGGGGGATGAGATTGCCCGACGCGTCATGCGCCTTAGGGACGAGGCCGGTGAATCGCCACTGGTGTTCGTCAAGAACAACGTTGACGGCAAGGGAGCAACCTACGGGGCACATGAGAACTACCAGGTTGAACGCACGGCAGACCTAGACGACCTGATCCGCTTCTCAATACCTTTCCTAGCCACGCGGCAAATCTTCTGCGGGAGCGGACGGGTGGGGATCGGCCAGCATTCTGAGCGTGCGGGGTTCCAGATTTCCCAGCGTGCCGACTACGTCGAGAATGACATCGGGCTGGAGACTACGTTCAACCGTCCGATCTTCAACACCCGCGACGAACCCCACGCCAACCACCACTACTGGCGGCGAATCCACGTGATTGGGGGAGATGCGAACCTGTTTGATGTTTCCGCCCTCCTGCGGTTTGGAAGCACTTCGCTGGTTTTGCGAGCCATCGAGGTCGGCACGACCATGGAGTGGGAGAACCTGGACTTGGATAATCCTGTGGAGGCGGTCCACGAGGTTTCCCAAGACCTAACTCTGCGCCGCCCCCTCAACCTCCGTTCAGGTGAGTCCATGACTGCGCTACAGGTGCAGCGACGCTACCTCGCCCTCGTGCAGACTGGGTTGGAGGGCAGACTGAGCGCGGTGGATCAACTGGTGATTGAGCGGTGGGGGAGGACGCTCGATACCTTGGAGCATGACTTCCTTGCGGCCGCCGCCGAGGTGGAGTGGGTTGGTAAGTACGCTCTGCTTGAGCGGCAGCGGAAGCGCCTTGGTGCGCAGTGGGATGATGCTCGCATTATCGCAATGGACCTGCAGTGGTCTGATCTACGTCCCCACAAGTCCCTAGTTGGCGCACTGCAGCGGGCCGGAATGGTGGAGAGCCTCTTCACTCAAGACCAGGTCGAGTGGGCTGCGGACAACCCTCCGTCTGGGACGAGGGCGGCCGCGCGCGGCGCTGCAGTCAGGGATGATGAGCGCCTGGTCCAAGCTTCTTGGACGTCGCTTGTTACCGAGGACGAGGACGGCGCGCGCTTAATCCGAACACCGCTGGTCGAACCGGTTGCCGACTCCCCGGTTGACTAG
- a CDS encoding ubiquitin-like protein Pup, producing the protein MAQTNVYGGSGDDFEDDEDGGLGGQVQVNPLDSILDEIDVVLEQNAESFVQGFVQKGGQ; encoded by the coding sequence ATGGCACAAACTAACGTGTATGGCGGTAGCGGCGATGATTTCGAAGATGACGAGGACGGGGGCCTCGGGGGCCAAGTCCAGGTCAACCCACTCGATTCCATCCTTGATGAGATTGATGTGGTCCTTGAGCAAAATGCCGAGTCGTTCGTTCAAGGGTTTGTTCAAAAGGGTGGCCAGTAG
- the pafA gene encoding Pup--protein ligase, protein MQRRIFGIETEYGLNCASTVGGTPPLGPEETARVLFEPLVKAGRSTNVFLTNGGRLYLDVGAHPEYATAECSALWDLLAQVRAGSTILADMATQANSQLAAAGVAGEVHLFANNLDSAGNSFGCHENYLLRRSRDFREMADALIAFFVTRQIIAGSGALVHDEDGTVRYSLSARAAQMHDALSGATTRSRPIINTRDEPLSDSTSYRRLHVIVGDTNIAEPTTALKVASTDVVLHAMEMGTDFSDLALADPMEAIRRISLDLDGRQTIELSDGRRLSAAQIQREIRRRALKALDNEEVSELYSYLLDLWERALNAIDSRDWSGIDTEIDYAIKRRLIDAYIARTGAELGDARIARLMLAYHDITGGGLAPRLEASGAMVRLTSKEQVSTAVDSPPATTRAVLRAAAIAAAQASRRDLGVDWVNLRLEGTGTLVALQDPFATQDERVDELVARMSRD, encoded by the coding sequence GTGCAACGACGTATCTTCGGTATCGAGACCGAATATGGGCTGAACTGTGCTTCCACGGTCGGTGGGACACCTCCCCTGGGTCCCGAAGAGACGGCGCGCGTCCTTTTTGAGCCCCTCGTCAAAGCGGGACGATCAACCAATGTTTTCCTCACCAACGGGGGGCGTCTCTACCTAGATGTGGGCGCCCACCCCGAGTATGCGACAGCGGAATGCTCCGCCCTGTGGGATCTCTTGGCGCAGGTGCGCGCAGGTTCTACAATCCTTGCCGACATGGCAACACAAGCCAACAGCCAGTTGGCTGCGGCCGGTGTGGCGGGTGAAGTTCACCTTTTTGCAAACAACTTGGACTCGGCCGGAAACTCCTTCGGGTGCCACGAGAACTACCTCTTGCGACGAAGCCGGGACTTCCGTGAGATGGCCGACGCCCTCATCGCGTTCTTTGTCACACGACAGATAATTGCGGGGAGCGGCGCACTGGTCCACGACGAAGACGGCACAGTCCGCTACTCCCTGTCTGCACGCGCAGCGCAGATGCACGACGCACTTTCTGGGGCAACAACGAGGTCGCGGCCAATTATCAACACCCGCGACGAACCCCTGTCAGACTCGACCTCGTACCGGCGCCTCCACGTCATAGTCGGCGACACCAATATCGCTGAGCCCACCACTGCTCTCAAAGTTGCCAGCACGGACGTGGTGTTGCATGCGATGGAGATGGGAACAGACTTCTCTGACCTCGCACTTGCAGACCCAATGGAGGCAATTCGCCGAATCAGTCTTGATTTGGATGGGCGCCAGACCATTGAGCTCAGCGACGGCAGACGATTGTCAGCCGCGCAGATCCAGAGGGAGATCAGGCGGCGCGCGCTCAAGGCCCTGGACAATGAGGAAGTGTCAGAGCTGTACTCGTACCTTCTCGACCTCTGGGAGCGGGCCCTGAATGCGATTGACTCGCGTGACTGGAGTGGCATTGACACGGAGATTGACTACGCAATCAAGAGGCGCCTGATCGATGCGTATATTGCGCGAACAGGCGCCGAGCTAGGCGATGCACGCATCGCAAGGCTGATGCTTGCATACCATGACATAACCGGTGGCGGTCTGGCTCCCAGACTAGAGGCAAGCGGCGCGATGGTGCGGTTGACCAGCAAGGAGCAGGTCAGCACAGCCGTTGATTCCCCGCCAGCCACGACCCGTGCAGTCTTACGAGCAGCTGCGATAGCCGCAGCTCAAGCCTCCAGGCGGGACCTGGGTGTGGACTGGGTGAATCTCCGCCTTGAAGGCACCGGCACGCTGGTAGCCTTACAGGATCCATTTGCCACGCAGGATGAAAGAGTTGATGAGCTTGTCGCAAGGATGAGCCGGGACTAA
- a CDS encoding FKBP-type peptidyl-prolyl cis-trans isomerase has protein sequence MSNPYPSRRAVHHGGALESANGRVPEEVPKVVDKPEVKSAPIPQRPTRASRQRRGRRSRSWWGIGIAVVSVVVAVALVSGGLVLSRLAQPAVLTVEGPLDAIAVSGRQGSTPVVTTSGPVDVASAKLRVEFRGAGREITEDSPVLVSVTAYDGKTGENINPGGAPNLILSAANEDDLGALLSRVLIGSTEGSRLLLARPLEGGDTEIDVVDVLYTIASGPQGADASGPLSVSFTDMGPVVSHAPGDPPDGLVVQVLNEGTGPQVESGDVVVAQYLAGNWNDGQTVASTWATGSPSMVSLEDAMPGIRDALVDQRVGSRLAVTIPAEMATGADTLFVVIDILGAMPASGTEATTDDLAGSAGQ, from the coding sequence ATGTCGAATCCATATCCTTCCCGCAGAGCCGTGCATCACGGCGGCGCGCTCGAATCTGCAAATGGGCGCGTTCCTGAAGAGGTGCCGAAGGTTGTGGACAAGCCCGAAGTGAAGAGTGCACCGATTCCTCAACGCCCCACACGGGCCAGCCGACAGCGTCGTGGTCGCAGATCACGCTCATGGTGGGGGATCGGCATAGCAGTTGTCAGCGTAGTTGTGGCTGTTGCGTTGGTATCAGGCGGCCTCGTTCTATCGCGGCTGGCTCAGCCTGCGGTTCTCACAGTTGAGGGACCTTTGGACGCCATTGCTGTCTCTGGACGGCAAGGCTCGACCCCCGTTGTTACCACCTCGGGACCCGTGGATGTGGCGTCGGCAAAACTACGAGTAGAGTTCCGCGGCGCAGGTCGAGAGATCACAGAGGACAGTCCTGTCTTGGTTTCAGTTACTGCCTACGACGGTAAGACCGGAGAGAACATTAACCCTGGGGGCGCCCCCAACCTGATCCTGAGCGCCGCGAACGAGGACGACCTTGGTGCGCTGTTGAGTCGCGTGCTGATCGGGTCGACCGAAGGGTCTCGACTACTTCTTGCACGCCCGCTGGAGGGTGGGGACACGGAGATCGACGTTGTCGATGTCCTCTACACGATTGCCAGCGGACCTCAGGGCGCAGATGCGTCCGGTCCACTGTCAGTGAGTTTCACGGACATGGGACCCGTGGTTTCGCACGCTCCCGGTGACCCCCCGGATGGCCTGGTTGTTCAGGTTCTCAATGAAGGAACGGGCCCACAGGTGGAGAGCGGCGATGTTGTCGTGGCCCAATACCTTGCTGGGAACTGGAATGACGGCCAAACTGTTGCTTCCACGTGGGCGACAGGTTCGCCCTCGATGGTGTCCCTCGAGGACGCCATGCCAGGAATCCGAGACGCGCTTGTAGACCAACGGGTGGGTAGCAGGCTTGCCGTGACCATTCCAGCCGAGATGGCAACAGGTGCGGATACGCTTTTCGTTGTTATCGATATCCTCGGTGCCATGCCGGCATCAGGAACCGAAGCGACCACTGATGACCTCGCTGGAAGCGCGGGGCAATAG
- the hisF gene encoding imidazole glycerol phosphate synthase subunit HisF — protein MAKMIEVIPCLDMSEGRVVKGVKFEELRDAGDAVHLAKEYYRSGADEVVFLDVSASTVGKRTMDQIVSEAAEGVGVPIVVGGGISSVEDAKRVLDLGASRISVNTSALARPDLVNELVEEFGSEAVVVSLDVRTNDEGAQAPRFEVTTHGGKRGTGIDAVDWARNVEARGAGMIMLNSIAEDGVQSGYDLDLLRTVRAAVDNGIIASGGAGKIADFVAAAQVGADAVLAASVFHFGSVTVKEVKTALVEAGFDVSGGTR, from the coding sequence ATGGCCAAGATGATTGAAGTAATTCCCTGCCTCGACATGTCTGAAGGACGCGTCGTCAAGGGCGTTAAGTTTGAGGAACTCAGGGATGCCGGGGACGCCGTGCATCTCGCGAAAGAGTACTACCGCAGCGGAGCCGACGAGGTCGTCTTCTTGGACGTCTCCGCCTCAACGGTTGGTAAGCGCACAATGGATCAAATTGTCTCCGAGGCTGCAGAGGGCGTGGGTGTTCCTATCGTTGTTGGTGGAGGCATTTCCTCAGTGGAGGACGCCAAGCGCGTTCTTGACCTTGGGGCGAGCCGAATCTCTGTCAACACCTCCGCCCTTGCCCGGCCAGACCTCGTGAATGAACTGGTTGAAGAGTTCGGATCAGAAGCCGTCGTCGTCTCCCTTGATGTGAGGACAAATGACGAGGGCGCTCAGGCTCCCCGATTTGAGGTGACAACCCACGGCGGCAAGCGTGGGACAGGGATCGATGCCGTCGACTGGGCGCGGAATGTTGAAGCACGCGGCGCCGGGATGATCATGCTCAACTCCATTGCCGAAGACGGGGTACAAAGCGGCTACGATCTGGATCTACTCCGAACCGTTCGAGCCGCAGTTGACAACGGGATCATCGCTTCTGGGGGTGCCGGGAAGATCGCCGACTTCGTTGCGGCAGCACAGGTCGGAGCGGACGCTGTACTCGCGGCCTCCGTCTTCCACTTCGGATCGGTGACAGTGAAGGAAGTGAAGACAGCTCTGGTCGAAGCTGGCTTCGACGTTTCCGGTGGTACCCGTTGA
- the hisI gene encoding phosphoribosyl-AMP cyclohydrolase, translating into MSLEPALGARLKRDSDGLICAVIQDSSSGRVLMVGYMDDEALSRTLDSKAVTFWSRSRREYWKKGETSGNFLHLVSAEIDCDGDALLLQVLPDGPTCHTGTTSCFDAGGTISVPGRK; encoded by the coding sequence TTGAGCCTGGAGCCTGCGCTGGGAGCGCGGCTGAAACGCGACTCTGACGGGCTGATATGCGCGGTGATTCAGGACTCTTCGTCGGGGCGCGTGCTCATGGTTGGCTATATGGACGATGAGGCACTGTCGAGGACACTGGACAGCAAAGCGGTGACATTCTGGTCAAGATCACGGCGGGAATACTGGAAGAAGGGGGAAACCTCCGGCAACTTCCTACACCTCGTCAGCGCTGAAATCGACTGCGACGGCGACGCACTCCTGCTCCAGGTTCTACCCGATGGGCCAACATGCCATACCGGTACCACCTCATGTTTCGATGCGGGTGGAACGATTTCGGTGCCCGGACGAAAATAG
- the trpC gene encoding indole-3-glycerol phosphate synthase TrpC: MTILEDIIAGVVSKASEREAKTPLEEIKQKAASAPQAKDVVSALRDGPGAVSIIAEIKRRSPSKGALADIPDPAALAQIYEAGGASMVSVLTEELRFGGSLADLAAVRRAVDIPVLRKDFIVTPYQVHEARAYGADAVLLIVAALEMPALVSLIERTKSLGMTPLVETHSRLEVFQALDAGAEVIGVNARNLKDLSVDPRTVEEVIDVIPASVVAVAESGVRSSRDVLDYALAGADSVLVGEALVTSRSPLEQISDMVSAGSHPALLTDRKKRVLGAREEA; this comes from the coding sequence ATGACAATCCTTGAAGACATCATTGCCGGCGTTGTTTCGAAGGCGTCGGAAAGAGAGGCCAAGACGCCACTCGAAGAGATCAAACAGAAGGCAGCGTCAGCGCCCCAGGCGAAGGACGTTGTTTCTGCACTTCGGGACGGCCCGGGAGCAGTATCCATAATCGCTGAGATAAAGCGACGCTCACCGTCAAAGGGCGCGCTCGCAGACATTCCCGATCCCGCTGCCCTCGCACAGATCTACGAGGCCGGCGGAGCGTCCATGGTGTCGGTGCTGACTGAAGAGTTGCGTTTTGGCGGCTCGCTTGCGGACCTCGCGGCAGTGCGTCGCGCGGTGGATATCCCGGTGCTGCGCAAGGACTTCATTGTCACGCCCTACCAGGTGCATGAAGCACGTGCCTACGGAGCCGACGCGGTGCTCCTGATTGTTGCGGCACTCGAAATGCCTGCCCTGGTGTCACTGATAGAACGCACCAAGTCACTGGGGATGACGCCGCTGGTTGAGACTCACTCGCGACTGGAGGTGTTCCAAGCACTTGACGCGGGGGCTGAAGTGATTGGGGTGAATGCCCGCAACCTCAAGGATCTCAGCGTTGACCCTCGCACGGTCGAAGAGGTCATTGACGTGATTCCCGCCAGCGTGGTGGCGGTTGCCGAATCCGGGGTACGTTCCAGCAGAGACGTCCTCGACTACGCCCTCGCTGGCGCCGACTCTGTGCTGGTCGGAGAAGCCCTGGTGACCAGCCGCTCCCCATTGGAGCAGATCTCAGACATGGTCAGCGCGGGTTCGCATCCAGCCCTGCTGACAGATCGTAAGAAGCGGGTTTTAGGGGCAAGGGAAGAGGCATAG
- the trpB gene encoding tryptophan synthase subunit beta, with protein sequence MSSDDERYFGEFGGRFVAEPLQGAVDEVAKAWHSAWNDPQFRGDFEKLLNEYANRPSLLTEVPSFAEGTGARIFLKREDLNHTGSHKINNVLGQALLTKRLGKTRVIAETGAGQHGVATATAAALLGLDCTVYMGYEDTKRQALNVARMQVLGAEVIAVTQGSQTLKDAVNEAFRDWVTNVADTNYIFGTASGPDPFPRMVRDLQRVIGDEARGQILEATGHLPDAVFACVGGGSNAIGMFTPFVEDEDVVLVGCEAGGDGFETGRHASSIAEGEIGILHGARTYVLQERDGQTKPSHSISAGLDYPGVGPEHASLALDGRAVYVPISDEEAMAAFLRLSRTEGIIPAIESAHALAGALQWAEESKRVDGGRDEERIILVNLSGRGDKDMETAAQWFGFGEPSFDRVDPSAEGGRSVDRGDAPELGDDK encoded by the coding sequence GTGAGTTCTGACGACGAACGCTACTTTGGTGAGTTTGGTGGCCGATTTGTGGCAGAGCCTCTGCAAGGGGCTGTGGATGAGGTCGCGAAGGCTTGGCACTCGGCATGGAACGATCCCCAATTTCGAGGTGACTTCGAGAAACTTCTCAACGAGTACGCCAACCGGCCTTCCCTGCTGACGGAGGTCCCGTCGTTTGCCGAGGGAACCGGGGCGCGAATCTTCCTGAAGCGTGAAGATCTGAATCACACCGGATCACACAAGATCAACAACGTCCTCGGACAGGCACTCCTCACGAAGAGGCTCGGCAAGACGCGTGTCATTGCTGAGACGGGTGCGGGCCAGCACGGCGTTGCGACTGCCACCGCGGCGGCACTACTTGGCTTGGATTGCACCGTCTACATGGGGTACGAAGACACTAAGCGTCAGGCGCTTAACGTCGCACGCATGCAGGTACTGGGGGCGGAGGTCATCGCCGTCACGCAGGGGAGTCAAACCCTGAAGGATGCGGTCAATGAGGCGTTCCGCGACTGGGTCACCAACGTTGCAGACACCAACTACATCTTCGGCACGGCTTCCGGGCCGGATCCATTCCCCAGGATGGTTCGCGACCTGCAGCGGGTTATCGGCGATGAGGCGCGCGGGCAGATACTTGAAGCAACGGGACACCTACCGGACGCAGTGTTCGCTTGCGTGGGTGGCGGATCCAACGCCATCGGTATGTTCACCCCGTTTGTGGAGGACGAGGACGTAGTGCTGGTCGGGTGTGAGGCCGGGGGAGACGGCTTCGAAACCGGGCGTCACGCCTCTTCAATAGCCGAGGGCGAAATTGGTATCCTTCACGGCGCGCGCACCTATGTGTTGCAAGAACGAGATGGGCAGACTAAGCCGTCACACTCGATCTCAGCCGGCTTGGACTACCCCGGAGTCGGTCCGGAACACGCGTCCCTGGCCCTCGATGGCAGGGCCGTGTACGTGCCAATCTCGGACGAGGAGGCGATGGCGGCGTTCCTTCGTCTGTCGCGCACGGAAGGGATCATTCCTGCCATTGAGTCGGCACACGCCCTCGCTGGAGCCCTGCAGTGGGCGGAAGAGAGCAAGAGGGTCGATGGGGGACGCGACGAGGAACGAATCATCCTGGTGAACCTGTCGGGTCGTGGCGACAAAGACATGGAGACGGCGGCGCAGTGGTTTGGTTTCGGTGAGCCGTCATTTGATAGGGTCGACCCTTCGGCCGAGGGCGGACGTTCGGTGGATCGTGGCGATGCCCCGGAACTGGGGGATGACAAGTGA
- the trpA gene encoding tryptophan synthase subunit alpha: protein MKHSAEAIRRELDNGNAALIAYLPLGYPTVDKSIEAAKVLVENGVDIFELGFPYSDPGMDGPVIERAVVRALENGTHLEDLFRAVGEINGAGAPALSMTYWNPVHWYGVERFAQEFSASGGAGLITPDLPPEEAGPWMAASDENDLERVFLAAPSSSDERLALISQATNSWVYAASTMGVTGQRSVVDSAARDLVRRCREAGAPLVCVGLGVSTGEQAREIAEYADGVIVGSAFVKLLGNEDWDRALADAGALARELKEGTGNTK from the coding sequence GTGAAGCACAGTGCAGAGGCGATTCGCCGGGAACTGGATAATGGCAACGCGGCACTGATCGCGTATCTACCCCTGGGTTATCCCACCGTGGACAAGTCGATTGAGGCTGCCAAGGTACTGGTGGAAAATGGTGTCGACATTTTCGAGTTGGGGTTTCCTTACTCCGATCCGGGAATGGATGGTCCAGTCATTGAGCGGGCAGTGGTGCGCGCGCTGGAAAACGGCACGCACCTAGAGGACCTTTTCAGGGCGGTTGGGGAGATAAATGGTGCCGGCGCCCCCGCATTGTCGATGACGTACTGGAACCCGGTGCACTGGTACGGTGTTGAGCGGTTCGCACAGGAGTTCTCTGCGTCAGGGGGCGCCGGGCTGATCACGCCTGACCTTCCCCCGGAAGAGGCGGGACCGTGGATGGCAGCTTCGGATGAGAATGATCTGGAGAGGGTCTTTCTTGCCGCTCCGTCCTCGTCGGATGAACGTTTGGCACTGATAAGCCAGGCAACAAACTCCTGGGTTTACGCAGCATCAACAATGGGCGTGACGGGGCAGCGTTCTGTAGTTGATTCCGCCGCGCGCGACCTCGTAAGGCGTTGTCGGGAAGCCGGGGCGCCACTGGTTTGTGTCGGTCTCGGCGTCTCCACGGGCGAACAGGCTCGAGAAATCGCGGAGTATGCCGACGGGGTTATCGTCGGCTCCGCGTTTGTGAAACTACTTGGAAATGAAGACTGGGACAGGGCCCTCGCAGACGCGGGCGCCCTGGCACGTGAGTTAAAAGAGGGGACCGGGAACACTAAGTGA